The nucleotide window TTAGACGGCCTCTATGAGGATTTGGCACGCATCTTAGATGTCCTTCGCTGCGCTTATTTTATGGCCGAAGACAAGGCCACGCCCCTGTCCTGCGACGTGGTTCAGGATTCACTGGTATTCGAATACCTCTCAGACGCCACAGCGGTGATTGCGGACCACAACGCGGGTCAGCATCCGTCGTCAGGTTTCGATGCCCAAGCGAGTGGCGCGTCTGCCCAGCAACTGCCAGCTCCCACAGAGTGGACGGAGCaaatggtggtggcggagcgaaactcgccctcgccgccggctggcaacgcgctcgaggcccaGACGGAGCGGACAGTCATGGCGATGCTGAGCCCTTTTCTGGGACCGCCTACGCCCCAGAAGGACGATCGCGGCCGGAactgctcctcgtcctcgtacGACATGCATACCGACACCGCCAACGACATCTTCGCCCCGGCCCAGACGCCTGCGAGGCCCAACTCGTTGACCGGACCGGGCGCTCTGGCACCCTACCCGTGGGCTTGGAACGACATGCCGAAGCCGAATCCCGCCTTTGCCGAAGCGTACAAGCGCGCAAGCGCTGAGGTCCCACCCAACACTACAATGGCAAGCAGTCATCCCGCGGACGTTGCGTTTGCGAGTCTCGGACATGCTGCCCCCAGCCACCGACAGGACCATGTGGGCGGCTCGTACGCTGCGGGAGCTGATGCAGCCCACAGAGAGCACCTGCTGCAGTCTCTGTCAGGTCATGCCCCCCAACAAgctgctggccaagctgcgcgCTCCCCTCAGCCCCCGTCGGGGTGGGCAGATCTTCCTTCAGCGACGAATgtgccctcgtcctccatggcgagTTATTTCTCCCACCCGAGCAGTCTGTACCAGGGCACGCCCGCCAACGGGAACGTCCACGGCCACATCCAGGGCCCCTCGCCCTACAGGCCAGGGGGAGGCTCTTTCCttgacgcccgcggccagACGGGCGACCCGTCatcgcgcctcgacgaggctgcccgCCGTGCGCCCTGGGGGAAGTGAACGCGGCCGGGACAGATGATCTGATCGATCGAGTGCCCTCACTTGGtaccgtcggcggccgggggcgaAAGCTGGCGCTAGTTggcggtggatggatgggctaTACGCCTTCTCGTCTTTGGCCCCGGGCGTCTTTGCCGCTCCAAGCGCCGCGCTTGCTCCATGCCTTCCTTACCCGGGCTCACGCTCAACTCAACACCTCCGCGGTTCATGAGCTCCCCGATAGCCTGGTCGGCATCTCTTCGGAAGACAAAGCCCGGGCATCAAGGAATCATCGCTTTTCTATTCGTGTGATGGGAACAGCTCTTGTTTGCATTGCCATCAAAGAGTTCACGTGGCTATTGCGCGGCGGGATACGCAGCACATGCTGGGTACGCAACACATGTCAATAGCAGTTGACTGAGCGCAGCGTCATCGGATGAGCCTGGCCAGACGCGGCCAGAGCGCCGGACATTTGTCTATATTCATATCTTTGAAGTTCAAATAAGTCGGATCGTGGAGGATACCGAGTCGCTATGCGAAGAGGACCGCAACGTCCCTGGGCTCCAGCATCACAGATGCAAACGCCGTTGTTGAAACTGTTTTCCCCATTTAGCCCTCAACGCCGAACCGCACAGTCGTTTCTAACATGCCAAGCGCCTTTGCCCGGGGGCGGTGCTTTACGAAGAGGCCTGGTAGACCTGCTTGGGGAAGGGATAGCTGGAAGCCTCGAGTTAGCCACAGATGCGTCCCACAAggtggaggaagaggggaggggatgaGGAGATGAGGAAAcgtggggaggggaggttTCGTTGTGTATGCCGGCGAGATATAAGAATGACAAGCATGGATTCCAGAGCGAGGTGACTTACGAAGGTCCGAGCTCCTGAATGCTGAGCCTGGCGAGCCACTGGCCCATGTCAATGCAGGTCTCAAGGGGCTtgccctcgaggaggccggccaAGAAACCGCCGGCGAACGCATCACCGGCACCGTTGGTGTCGTTGatcttctccttctcgatGGCGTGGACAGGGAACTCTCTGACGCCGTCCTCACCctggatggcgacgagagTGGGCTCGGTGCCCTGCGTGACAATGGCAACTCGCTTGCGCTGCTTGTTCTCCTTGGGCAGGTTGGCGAGGTGGACAGCGACGTCCTTGGGCTCCTTGGAAGGCAGGTCGTGGGACTCGGCGTAGGCTGCGGCCTCAGTCTCGTTGCCGATGATGTAGTCCCAGTAAGGggcgctggcgtcgacggggtcCTTGAAGAATTGAGGGATGAAGGGTGCAGACAGCGACAGAACGAAGGGCTTGTTTCGCTGGGCAGCCTGCTTGGCAAgctccatgatggcggcaGGGCAGACTGTTTGACTTTGTTAGAGGGTCGTTCAAGCACCCAATGGCAGGCGGCGGTTAGGTCTCACCGGTGAAGTGGAAGCCGCCGACATAGTAGATCTCGGCGTTCTCAACGAGCTGCCAGATCTCGGGCTTCTTCAGGTGGTCGACATCGTAGTGGTTGGCAGCACCGAGGTCGGTGCACAGACTGCGGTTGTGGCCtgtgatgacgacgccgcagcggcccgtcttctccttgGGGTCGACGCGGTACTCGACGCGCAGGCCAGCCGCCTTGACGGCATCGTGCAGGATGGCCGAGtacttgtcgtcgccggcaccgcccaGATAGACGACGCTGTTGGGGGGCAGGATGTACTGGGCGCCACGAGCCGTGTtctgcgcagcgccgccggcaatgAGCTTGGCGTCGTAGTTGTTGAGCAAATCCTCGTACAGTGGGATgtgcttctcctcggcgagaATGGCATCGTTGTCCTTGAGGCCGTACTTGTCCAGGAGAGCCTGGTCGCCGACAGCCTGGATATCTGCAATTGGGGTGCCGCTGGTGAGCAGCTGGGACAGTAAGACACGCCTGGCTGCTGGACGTGGTCCACCGTTTCAGCAAccaaggagggggggggacttCATGCGTACCAAGCAGAGGGTTCTCCAGGCAGAGAAGTCCAAATTCTTTGACGGGAGCCATGTTTTCAGTACCCCAAAATCACAAGATGTAATAACACAAGAGGGAGACAAATTCAAAAAGGAGGGCGGTAATTGACGCAGGCAGGTTTGGCGAAGAATTTGGAAGAGGGATGGCGGGGTCCTGGGAGAGGAGCAAGGTTAGGTTACGAgcgggtgggtggtggtggtggtggtgtttggcGGGGTTTAAAGCAGGCTTCAGAGCGacaggtacgtaccttatTACCTCTCCGATGAGCACCTTGGTTAGAAGGCAATGGATGTGGGCCGGCGCAACGGAGACCGGCGGCGGAAAGAACACTCGTCTCGTCGGTCCAGGGGCCGCTCACAAATCATGGCCATGCAAAGAcggctggccgaggcacATCGGTGCTGTGAGACTGACCAGGCCGTCTCGGACAAAGTAGGGAGCGTCTCAGTTCGAGTTTTGGTGAAGGTATTCACCGTGGCGTCACCCATGGCCATCAGGGCACTGCGCCCGACGTCCTCCGACCTGGCTGTATGTGTACCGGCTGCCACTGGCTGCAACTTGCGGTACCAGCCTTGGGTGTGACGAAACTTTTCTGTCAATTCTGTAACAACCGCCTCTCAACATCCATCGTTAAATCCAGATACAGGCAAGTCCACTGGAGTGCGTGGCTGTGTTGCCAATATACAATATGCGCACGATACGACGAAGTACGGCATAAAGCAGCGGACAGGCCAAGTCTCCTCACTCGCGTGGTCGCGCTGCCGACAACATCCACTGGACCGATACGTAATCTTTTGTATACGCCAAATGCCATAGTACTTGCTTCTGAGCTACCAGATCCCTGCTCGCAGCAGTACCATCAATAGATGCAAGCAAGCCTCTGTAACACCATCCCAATGAGACCACGAACCACTGCCCCTTACTCCTTCGTCTTCTGAGTACCGCGCAGCAGACCCGTCCTTCTCGCGGCAATAAGACCGGCCTTCtggccctgggcggcgtATCGGGAGATGGTCGAGGCCTTACCGATATGCTGGTGGTTACCCTGTTGAAGCAGTCAGTACCCGAGCGTCCCCGGCATCTACCAAAGCGTCTCCCGGGTCTACTTACACCACCGTGAGGATGGTCGACGGGGTTCATGGCAACACCACGGGTCTTGGGCCAGCTGTTGCGCTTGACGGCGAACTTGTGCTTGGCGCGAGAAGCCTCTGCACGAGCGGATTAGCACATCGGTCGTCCAAATTCCTTCCACGGGCGACACATACTCAGGAGAGGCTTGTCGGTacggccaccaccggcaACGATGCCGATCATGCCGCGCGAGCCGGAGCTGACGACCTTCTTGGCACCAGAGGGGAGCTTGATGCGGgtcttgccctcgtcgggGTTGTGACCGACAACGGTGATGTAGCCACCAGAGGTGCGGCCCAGGGTGCCACGGTCACCGATCTTCTCCTCGACGTTGGAAACGACGGTACCCTCGGGCATCTCACCCAGGGGCAGGACGTTGCCGACGGTCAGGGCAGCCTTCTTGCCGGCGTAGATGAACTGGCCGGTGTACATGCCCTCGTTGGCGATGAAAGTCTCGTGGACCTGCTTGAATCGGTAGGGGTGGCGGAAAACGACCTTGGCGAGGGGAGCACCACGACCTGCAGACGAGAAACAATCCATTGTCAGCCTCGGTCGCCAAGAAACCGTGCACCTCGCGATCCCGTCGAATGGACGCAACTAACCAGGGTCGTGGATGATGTCGCGGACTACACCACGGATGTAGCCATGGCGCTCGGAGTAATCGAGGTTGCGGAACTTGGCCGGGGCCTTGTTGAGGCGCGTGTTGGCCGCTGTCGTCAAGAGTCAGTATTGAATGGCGAGCATCGTCGAGGCAGGCTTCGACTTGGAGGTTCGGTTGGTGACTGACTGAAAATAGATCCACGACCCTTGCGCTGGTTGCGAATGACTCTACCCATGGCGGCTGGTGTTGACTCGACGTTCGAGTTGCTGCTGAAGGGGTTTGTTGTTAGTAGAGTCGAGCCGCGAGGGCGTGAGGTGCGGTGAAATTACCTGTCTCCCGGCCGCTTGGTGTTTTGACGAGGAGGCCTTGCATGCGACGGCTGACAATTTTTTGTGTGCGGGCCCGATTTGCCCGGTGGGGGAGCCCTGACCACGTGACTGGTCTAGGGGAAACGCTGGGCTTGGAGAAGCGAAAGTCGCTGGCCAATCATCTGGCCCGAGCCGAGCGGCGGAGCTGCCCCACTCTTGTGGGTGAGGCTGGGGGCCAGTCAGCACTCATCCTCTTTACGCGAACATCTTTGGCTCGttccgcccccgccgcgacgcgccgaccgtcttcttgccgcccgATGGACTGCCTCACGCGAGACATACCCTTTGGTCAAGTCACGACGCCCTGACACGTCCGAGAGGACATGCATACCACTGTCGAGCTCTCTGCTGGCGCGACCAAACCCGCTTCTGGCACGTGTGAatgctgctcggcgcgcaaAGTGAAGAATTCTGCCGCCAGGCGAATCCCCTGGGCCGTTTCCAGTACACAGCGTGCAGATGTCGAGCGGACGgggacgatgatggccggTGTTCTGTCGGGACACATGCAGTTTTATCACGGTGTGCGGGCGATCTCAGCTTGAGCGCAAGTGTACCACGCGGAGTAGGTGTGACTGCCTAGTCCAACCGGCCTGGAAAACTTACAATATTTGCCGGGAATTTGATTGTGAGGCTGGCATGGCGCACGTCGGACTCAACAACTTGCGGCTGTCTGCGCTACCAAGCCGGCCCGGCGGGCGCTGACAAGCTTCCCTGTTCACGGGCGCTTTCATCCATGGCGCTCATCAACAGGCGGGTGCAGAGAAAGGGCGACGCCCTGGCAAGCCAGTGGCGTGGTGCCCTGGACCTATGTCTTCTTATGAGTCGAGCTCGTTCCCGCATGGTGATCTGACCAGTTTGCTAACTTTCATTATTCCATGAAAACCACTGCTTGCGGTTGGCGGGAGCGACTTCTTGGTGCTCATCACAAGCACCTTGCGACCGTGGAAACCCACTTGCACACTCGGAGTCAGGACACGATACTGCAACCCCAAGACCGCCATTGCCCCTCACCTCCAAGCGGTGGCCGCAGATGCGCGGTGTTGCAGAAGCTCCCCCCTCGGAGTCGCTTTGTTTGGCTACGGGACAAACATTTGTCCACTGTTGCGCCTCGAAGCCCCCGTCGCCCAGGCAAGGTAATCCAAGCATCGACCGTGTTGCTGTTCGTATTCAACAAAGGCGAGGCTTCTGTTCCGCCATTACTCAGTTCGAGGCATTTTCGAGAGTGCGATTGTCTACGCTGTCGACTCAAGGCTTCCAAGACCTTGATAATTGACGGCAGGCTCACCGTGAGCCGGATCACCATGCTGGACGCCGAATGCAGAATTGCTCGGGGGCGCGGGAGCCGAAGCACTGCCGGAGGCCACGAGACAGGAATGGGCGAGGGACTGGCGTGTTGCAAACAAAGGCTGCCTGTCCCCAaccctgtctgtctgtctgacTGACCGACTGGActggcaccaccacccgcgccggcgtcgaggaacaAAGTGCAagcaagcggcggcggtcaagCAGGCTCCATTCATCGACCATCGAATGTGTAAAGACCTGCAGCCGGAACCATTGTAGAAAGCAGGCGGGATGGGgactacctacgtacctacgtagTGCAATACTACTACTTCTTGGTACTATTTGCTTGGTACGTTATGTAGGGAGGTGCAGTgtcgtgccgtgccgtgccgtgccatgTTATGTTGAGTGCGGAGCCGTCAAAGGGCCATGAATGAGTCTGTGACTTTCttcgggctggctggccgtcaAATGGGGCGGCTCTGATTTGCGGCTCTCCGCAAGCCCAaggggaggcgggcgtgggtTGGCTAGTGCATGCACTTTCcgcgtcgtgtcgtgtcgagGGGGACTTGCCtcgcctggcctggcctcgTCTTTAACTTCCTCTTCTCCACACAACCGCGACTGCCTCCCACCTCGACCAAATCCAACATGGCGGccgctgctgatgatgactCGTCCGACCTctcctccttgtcgtccctgtcgcccgcgccctcggaCGACGAGATGGACGCCGACCCCGTGAAGCCCAAAGGCTCCAAGGCTGGCATCCTAAAGTTCTTCCCGAAGCTATCGGACCAGCCCCCCAAGGAagcgtcgccaccaccgcgcaaacggtccccgtccccgccgcaCGAGTACGTGCTCGCAGACAATCCTGACATTGCGGTACGTGTTGGACTACGCTCCCTCTCAGGCTTCATTCGCttgcgccgcgtcgggcgCGCCCTGTCGCGTCGCCCTTTAATGCGACGCGAAACCACGCGTACCAGCGTCATGAAAAGGGTAACAGTTGCTGATGCACCGTTGTTGCCGCAGTTTATTGTCATGTTTCGAAACCGATTCAGCGATGCCTTTCCGAAATCCCTCGCACACTTCGGACCGCAAGAGCTCGAACGCGACATCGTCGAGCCTATACCCGGTGATCGCGTCGAGCACTTTCTATGCGCGGTCCTCGGCCTATTGCTGAATCGCAAGCAAGATGTCAAGTACGAAACGCCACTGCACAGCGTGAATGTGGCTCATGGCTAATGTTTCTTCTCCGTGCAGGCCAGGCCACTACGGGCGAGCTTTGGAAGACGCGATTGCCGGCAACCGAAACCAGTGGCCAGCGGCTTGGGAAGACAAGAACCCGCTGTCGGGCAACGCGTCATTCAACTCCATGATCCCAACGGAAAGGGTAGGCGCATATTCCCTCGCGTTTAAATGGCGACTTTGCTAATGGCAAATTTCTTTCAGCTCACTCTACTGCGAGCCCTGATACTCTgggccatggcgtcgtccGACACCCTAAAGGGCCTGATCAACCAGTCGTATAAGCAAAACCGTCACGAGGATGACCTGAATCAACCAAGAGCTGTGCAGCCCTGGGGCTCAGACGGCGACAAACGCCGCTATTTCCTCGTCGAAGGACAGGATGACACCCACTTTCGCGTCTACCGTGAGAGCAATCCGGCCGGTACCAATCGCACGTGGTGGAGCGTCGCtggcagcatcgacgactTGAAAGCGTTGGCCGAAAAGCTCGATACCAAGGATGGTGGTCCAAAGGCCAGGAAGCTGAGCCATAAGATCCTCCAAGTCATCCCACGCTTTGAGGCAGGTGAAGAGGTATGGGCTTTCCATCGGAATTTCTCCCGCTATCCCACGGGGGTAGCAACTAGGACGATGCTAACCGGCGCACAGAAACGCAAGCGCAGGGAGTACCGACAGATGCGCAAGGAGCAATTTAAGCGACCCGAACCTGGCTTCTCCCTATACGAAGGCCGCACACGTGGCAAGCGCATCAAGTACACCTactccgacgacgaggacatgtATTCCGATTCCACTGGCTATAGGCGCTCTGCACGCAACACTGGCACGACCACTCCTGCAGACTCCGGACCAGTGACCACGTCGAGTGGGCGACAGATCAGGGCTCCTCCGCGACTGAACATGGTGGCTGGTGCCAGCGCCCCCGGAAGCGTGCACGGCGAGGGGTCAGAAGTCGACAGAGACACATCTGCGGGACCGTCGGGACGGCCTAGAcgctccgccgcggcacACCAAAACGGCATGAATGGTTGGGATGACGGCCACTCGCAGCAGCCATCTGCCGGCACggatgacgaggagagcgaggccgaatttggcgacgacgagggggatGCTCATGTCCCCGAGGAATcggaagacgaagacgagtttgacgatgacgaggccaTGGTGGAAGATGACCTGGACGACCATCCACAGAGCTTAGTGGTGAAGCTCTCGGTCACACCGCCAAAGCTGAGGACTGCACTGGCTCCGGTGGGCCAGGCAACTGCCATGTTGCCAACGCCCGACGCTCAAGACTGGAAGAGTAACGTGAGCACCCCGAGAGGGCCTGCCGTCGACACGGAGGAGTCGCCGATCCAAGACTCGATCTCGGTCGCGGCTGGGTCATTGAAGGAGATCTCTGATTCCTCCCCTCTGCCCGCTGGAGTTGAGAGGCATGCGACCCCGCCGCCTTCGGACCAGCCCTTTGAGCTACAGCGCCCTCCTACGAACGGACCGGTGGCTGCGGCCTCGCTGGCATTTCGTGGAAGCCCGGAGAAGCACCAGGCACAACcgttgccgccaccggtCGTTTATCTTTCTGGTCGGGAGTAAATGTAATGGTACTGATGATGGCTTTGGAGTTGGGTCTCAGGACGATGGCGTACGGTACGGTATAGAGGGTCTCGCTTTCGAGAACGCGTTGGAGGTGTCACTTTGGGGGGACACAGGGGCTTTGCACGCGTAAACTCGTCCGAGGCTGGGGAGGGCTGCTTTGGACCATCGCAAGGGTATATGGAGCCCTTACTGCCCGTGGATATTGCAacatggcgccgctggcaACATTCATGCCGGCGGTCATGTTGATGGCGTCCTATGTAACATGACAGAGAAGCAATACAGACGCACCCCGCGACACCATTTCAGGTGTTGGCTGGTTATGAGAATCTGCTCCTCTGATTTGGTATTGCCCATTTATTGACACCGTACCACCACCTTCGCACCCTGGCGCCCACTGTGTTGCCGTGTAACCTCGCGTTGCGATTCCAATGTTGCCAACCACAGAGGAGAAGGTTGTATATCAGGCCTTGAGCTAGGGGCATGACGACCTTTTGAGGCGTGAGCCACGGCGCTTAGGGCAGGGAAAGTCTAATGGGTAGACAGGGGCACCGCCTTACCTGATCTCGCATCGTAATCAACGACACCTTCCACCAGGTGTCGGCATTTGCTATGCTGTGGAGATAGCTCTGCTCGAAGCGCAAGTCGGGCAGGGGCGGGAGGTTGTGCTTccgcggggcggggcggagAACGCTGTAGGGAAtctcgtcctcttcgtcctcgtcctcgtcctcgtcatcgacgccgtcgtcgatgtcGGGTAGCGCGTCGCCCATGTCACTGTACCGGGAGCTCTCCAGAGTGACGGGCACTctcttctcggcggcggtagaCGGGGCCAAGTCGAGCCTGGGGTCAGGGTCGGTCCGGATGTGGCCAGCCTGGACCgtggcggccagctccgcggGGAGGGATGAAGACATGGTGAGctgttgcagcagcagctgctggcccaagtcgtcggcggcccgTGTGAATGCCCTTTGTCGGGAGGGAAGGGTCACGGCAGTCGAGGCGTGACTGTCAATGGGCGCTTGGCGTGGATGGTGTGGTCGTCGGGATGCGGCCGTCGTTTTGCCGGCGGTGAGGTTCGCTGGTAGGTACGTGCGAAGTACGAGGTAGTGGgaggtggtgacgacgggcagaCAGTGACGATGTTAGTGCATTGTACTTTGCGGGTAGTTGTCGGCTGTAGCTGGGTACTGTAGTACAGGATGGGTAGGCCGACCAGGGGCCCCCGATGTTGTCCCGACTCGACGCGGGCAGCGCTCGTCCGCCAACAAAGGGCGGGTCGTCACGGGCGGCCTGGATGCCTGGCTGGGGAGCGGGCAGGGAAGGGCGCAGTGGCCTCCCTGCTACAGCGCCTCTTCGCCCTCGTTTCCCACGCTGGAGCATTGATTGTGTCATGGGGCTCCACCTTGggctctcgccgcccgcacct belongs to Purpureocillium takamizusanense chromosome 1, complete sequence and includes:
- a CDS encoding uncharacterized protein (COG:S~EggNog:ENOG503P43T), whose translation is MSSSLPAELAATVQAGHIRTDPDPRLDLAPSTAAEKRVPVTLESSRYSDMGDALPDIDDGVDDEDEDEDEEDEIPYSVLRPAPRKHNLPPLPDLRFEQSYLHSIANADTWWKVSLITMRDQVVMPLAQGLIYNLLLCGWQHWNRNARLHGNTVGARVRRWWYGVNKWAIPNQRSRFS
- the ADO1 gene encoding Adenosine kinase (EggNog:ENOG503NUDP~BUSCO:EOG09263HYJ~COG:G), whose product is MAPVKEFGLLCLENPLLDIQAVGDQALLDKYGLKDNDAILAEEKHIPLYEDLLNNYDAKLIAGGAAQNTARGAQYILPPNSVVYLGGAGDDKYSAILHDAVKAAGLRVEYRVDPKEKTGRCGVVITGHNRSLCTDLGAANHYDVDHLKKPEIWQLVENAEIYYVGGFHFTVCPAAIMELAKQAAQRNKPFVLSLSAPFIPQFFKDPVDASAPYWDYIIGNETEAAAYAESHDLPSKEPKDVAVHLANLPKENKQRKRVAIVTQGTEPTLVAIQGEDGVREFPVHAIEKEKINDTNGAGDAFAGGFLAGLLEGKPLETCIDMGQWLARLSIQELGPSYPFPKQVYQASS
- a CDS encoding uncharacterized protein (COG:S~EggNog:ENOG503NXM8), with product MAAAADDDSSDLSSLSSLSPAPSDDEMDADPVKPKGSKAGILKFFPKLSDQPPKEASPPPRKRSPSPPHEYVLADNPDIAFIVMFRNRFSDAFPKSLAHFGPQELERDIVEPIPGDRVEHFLCAVLGLLLNRKQDVKPGHYGRALEDAIAGNRNQWPAAWEDKNPLSGNASFNSMIPTERLTLLRALILWAMASSDTLKGLINQSYKQNRHEDDLNQPRAVQPWGSDGDKRRYFLVEGQDDTHFRVYRESNPAGTNRTWWSVAGSIDDLKALAEKLDTKDGGPKARKLSHKILQVIPRFEAGEEKRKRREYRQMRKEQFKRPEPGFSLYEGRTRGKRIKYTYSDDEDMYSDSTGYRRSARNTGTTTPADSGPVTTSSGRQIRAPPRLNMVAGASAPGSVHGEGSEVDRDTSAGPSGRPRRSAAAHQNGMNGWDDGHSQQPSAGTDDEESEAEFGDDEGDAHVPEESEDEDEFDDDEAMVEDDLDDHPQSLVVKLSVTPPKLRTALAPVGQATAMLPTPDAQDWKSNVSTPRGPAVDTEESPIQDSISVAAGSLKEISDSSPLPAGVERHATPPPSDQPFELQRPPTNGPVAAASLAFRGSPEKHQAQPLPPPVVYLSGRE
- the RPL2 gene encoding 60S ribosomal protein L2 (COG:J~EggNog:ENOG503NU8K), translating into MGRVIRNQRKGRGSIFTANTRLNKAPAKFRNLDYSERHGYIRGVVRDIIHDPGRGAPLAKVVFRHPYRFKQVHETFIANEGMYTGQFIYAGKKAALTVGNVLPLGEMPEGTVVSNVEEKIGDRGTLGRTSGGYITVVGHNPDEGKTRIKLPSGAKKVVSSGSRGMIGIVAGGGRTDKPLLKASRAKHKFAVKRNSWPKTRGVAMNPVDHPHGGGNHQHIGKASTISRYAAQGQKAGLIAARRTGLLRGTQKTKE